A window from Culex pipiens pallens isolate TS chromosome 3, TS_CPP_V2, whole genome shotgun sequence encodes these proteins:
- the LOC120413911 gene encoding uncharacterized protein LOC120413911 → MLRTPKGGKKKTPKKKTPANSAKKSDAQKSETKDAKEEKVVPVTPISEQLQEQRRKEEARKMEEQLKVLMRQRDAVAEKLERVKAAIRTTPEQPNQHLKNLHFLKLQLKTVEACYGEYNAFQNQVYGLVLTPEQEKQHRACYLKFEALHNNLTIQLNELIERLSKPSVALVPAGPATAVAPQYLPPLSVPLPKFDGTYENWFSFKCMFKSVMDRYQGEAPSMKLYHLRNSLVGKAEGVIDQDIINNNDYDAAWALLVETYEDKRVIINKHIDALFSLPKVTRDNFLEFRKLIEICAKNTEALKNLQLPVSGLGEQMLLNLIAARMDKDTRKSWESLRRAGELPSYAATMAFLKEKCRVLELVEQCSEPVEKVKPQRSVKQTKTLVIASDEKCTMCDQQHDLQKCEQFKAKSVNEKYNHLRKCGSCFNCLKKGHRTAACTSTRTCQQCSKRHHTMLHTDKKPEVAPNTAAADAPKANADSRPQVVPPVVAGTSQTQSLTLCATTEAPTKQTLLSTAVVLVYGGNSVPYLCRALIDSCSQNHFITERCANLLAIKKERTDYQVSGLNGGTTRINHMVRTTMKSRVGNFTAELELLVAPKITGDVPTKTIDVAGWDLPRDVELADPSFNKRGRVDLLLGAGVFWDLMKSGRVKLAANLPSLSETELGWVVGGVMSECTPVIARTFCTVNEDEELNKLLNRFWEIEGVEDLRRPVTSTADECLEQFRSTYNRKPDGRIVVRLPFNERKSDLGDSRDMAIRRFLSLERRLDQQPDLKGEYAKFIHE, encoded by the coding sequence ATGCTGAGAACGCCCAAAGGTGGTAAGAAGAAGACGCCGAAGAAGAAAACTCCCGCGAACAGTGCGAAAAAAAGTGACGCTCAAAAGAGCGAGACGAAAGacgcaaaagaagaaaaagtggTTCCGGTGACGCCGATTAGCGAGCAGCTCCAAGAACAGCGCCGAAAAGAGGAAGCGCGGAAGATGGAGGAGCAGCTGAAGGTGCTGATGCGGCAGCGGGACGCGGTGGCGGAAAAGCTGGAGCGGGTGAAAGCTGCGATCAGGACGACCCCGGAGCAACCGAACCAACACCTGAAGAATCTGCACTTCCTGAAGTTGCAGTTGAAGACGGTGGAGGCCTGCTACGGGGAGTACAACGCGTTTCAGAACCAGGTCTACGGACTGGTTCTTACACCGGAGCAGGAAAAGCAGCATCGAGCATGCTACCTGAAGTTTGAGGCGCTGCACAACAATCTGACGATCCAGCTCAACGAGTTGATCGAGAGGCTTTCGAAGCCGAGCGTCGCGCTCGTTCCGGCGGGGCCCGCGACTGCGGTTGCCCCGCAGTACCTGCCGCCCCTCAGCGTGCCCTTACCGAAGTTCGACGGCACTTACGAGAACTGGTTCTCGTTTAAGTGTATGTTTAAGAGCGTGATGGACCGGTACCAAGGCGAGGCTCCGTCGATGAAGTTGTACCACCTTCGGAACTCGTTGGTTGGGAAGGCGGAAGGTGTGATCGATCAGGACATCATTAACAACAACGATTACGATGCGGCGTGGGCGCTCTTGGTCGAGACATACGAGGATAAGCGAGTGATTATCAACAAGCATATCGATGCTTTGTTCTCGCTGCCCAAGGTCACCCGCGACAACTTCCTCGAGTTCCGGAAACTGATCGAGATCTGCGCCAAGAACACCGAAGCCTTGAAGAACCTCCAGCTTCCAGTGAGCGGCTTGGGAGAGCAGATGCTGCTGAACCTGATTGCGGCGCGAATGGACAAGGATACGCGGAAGTCGTGGGAGTCGCTGCGAAGGGCCGGAGAGTTGCCGAGCTACGCGGCCACGATGGCGTTCCTTAAGGAGAAGTGTCGAGTGCTGGAGTTGGTGGAGCAGTGTAGTGAACCCGTTGAGAAAGTGAAACCGCAACGTTCGGTTAAGCAGACGAAGACCCTGGTGATTGCAAGTGACGAGAAGTGTACGATGTGCGACCAGCAACACGACCTGCAGAAGTGCGAGCAGTTCAAGGCGAAGAGTGTCAACGAAAAGTACAACCACCTGAGGAAGTGCGGTTCGTGCTTTAACTGCCTCAAGAAGGGACACCGCACGGCTGCGTGCACGTCGACGCGCACGTGTCAGCAGTGCAGCAAGCGGCATCACACGATGTTGCACACCGACAAGAAGCCGGAGGTCGCTCCGAACACGGCGGCGGCGGATGCGCCGAAAGCGAATGCCGACTCCCGACCTCAAGTGGTGCCACCAGTCGTGGCCGGAACGTCGCAGACGCAGAGTTTGACGCTCTGCGCTACAACCGAAGCTCCCACGAAACAGACCCTCCTCTCGACGGCCGTGGTGTTGGTCTACGGCGGAAACAGCGTCCCGTATCTGTGCCGGGCGTTGATCGACTCGTGCTCACAAAACCACTTCATCACGGAGCGATGCGCCAACCTGTTGGCGATCAAGAAGGAGCGCACGGACTACCAAGTAAGTGGGCTGAACGGAGGGACTACGCGAATCAACCACATGGTCCGAACGACGATGAAGTCTCGAGTTGGCAACTTCACTGCCGAGCTTGAGCTGCTGGTAGCACCGAAGATCACCGGCGACGTGCCTACCAAAACGATCGACGTTGCTGGATGGGATCTGCCCCGCGACGTTGAACTCGCCGATCCAAGCTTCAACAAGAGAGGTCGCGTCGATTTGCTGCTCGGCGCTGGCGTGTTCTGGGACCTCATGAAGTCTGGAAGGGTCAAACTCGCGGCGAACCTCCCGTCACTCAGCGAGACCGAACTTGGCTGGGTGGTTGGTGGCGTGATGTCCGAGTGTACACCCGTTATCGCACGTACGTTCTGCACCGTGAACGAGGACGAAGAGCTGAACAAGCTGCTGAACCGGTTTTGGGAGATCGAAGGAGTTGAAGACCTACGGCGACCGGTGACTTCGACAGCTGACGAGTGCCTCGAACAATTCCGCAGCACGTACAACCGCAAGCCTGACGGGAGAATTGTCGTTCGACTGCCGTTCAACGAGCGGAAGAGTGACCTGGGCGACTCACGAGACATGGCGATCCGTCGTTTCCTAAGTCTTGAGCGGCGGCTGGACCAACAACCCGATCTGAAAGGAGAGTACGCCAAGTTCATCCacgagtag
- the LOC120413910 gene encoding uncharacterized protein LOC120413910: MTTLPYEQLGHMKEVEVGPSDAPGSSYYLPHHCVLRPSSSTTKLRVVFDGSAKTTTGVSINDALKVGPTVQNDLLSILLNFRCYRYVFTTDIPKMFRQIELHPEDTPYQRILWRDDRSQLLKVFELKTVTYGLASSPFHATMALNQIAEDGVKEFPLASAALKKSFYVDDGLCGAQSVEDARLLSRELRKLLNTGGFDAHKWCANDPAILEDIPEELWGTTFDLKDAAAKSVVKTLGVAWNASQDWFTFSVLPPEEETKPLTRQKILSEIAKFFDPLGLAGPVVTTAKLILRKVGTLKNIGWLDPVPESVANEWRRFRKQLPALNDFRVSRWVYDEGAERVELHGYSDASDDAYGASVYARNIYPDGEVTMRLICSKSKLLPKKVKNVPKEISTPKGELEVVLSWIAKKPDDLELFMANRVRKIQQLTSKYRWGYIPTDDNPADLISRGVMPQNLLQRVIWKDGPVSMNNRTIEVVQPPLLDGADLPGLRSTKCLALAGPTQRLRIFDKLGDFRRLLRSMSLVVRFANYIITRREVLVKGEPSSEERDAALKLTLRLIQRETFQAELLALKENYTHRLRGLNPFIDPDDGLLRVGGRIKQAFVPYDSRHQILMPAKHPVTESFIRHEHKQNLHVGQKGLLALIRQRFWPMNVKTTIRKVIYNFRVY, translated from the exons atgactaccctaccctacgaGCAGCTTGGCCACATGAAAGAAGTCGAGGTCGGTCCGTCCGACGCACCTGGATCCTCGTACTACCTGCCGCACCACTGCGTCTTGCGGCCCAGCAGTTCAACAACGAAGTTGAGAGTCGTGTTTGACGGCTCAGCGAAAACGACGACGGGAGTGTCCATTAACGACGCGCTGAAGGTTGGTCCAACGGTGCAGAACGACTTGCTGTCGATCCTGTTGAACTTCCGCTGCTACCGGTACGTCTTCACAACCGACATCCCGAAGATGTTCCGCCAGATTGAGCTGCACCCCGAAGACACGCCGTACCAGCGAATACTGTGGCGCGACGACCGGTCGCAGCTGCTGAAGGTGTTTGAACTGAAGACGGTGACTTACGGCCTGGCCTCATCACCGTTCCACGCGACGATGGCGTTGAACCAGATTGCAGAAGACGGCGTGAAGGAGTTCCCGTTGGCGTCTGCAGCGTTGAAGAAATCGTTCTACGTGGACGACGGGCTCTGCGGAGCGCAGAGTGTGGAGGATGCCCGATTGCTGAGTCGGGAACTGCGCAAGCTGCTGAACACCGGCGGCTTCGACGCGCACAAATGGTGCGCGAACGATCCAGCCATTCTGGAAGATATCCCGGAGGAGCTCTGGGGTACGACGTTCGACCTGAAGGACGCGGCTGCAAAGTCAGTCGTGAAGACGCTGGGTGTGGCGTGGAACGCGTCGCAGGACTGGTTCACCTTCAGCGTGCTGCCACCCGAAGAGGAGACGAAGCCGCTGACGCGACAGAAGATCCTCAGCGAAATTGCCAAATTCTTCGATCCACTTGGCCTGGCTGGTCCGGTGGTGACAACGGCGAAGCTGATCTTGCGGAAGGTCGGCACTTTGAAGAACATCGGCTGGCTGGATCCCGTTCCGGAGAGCGTTGCCAACGAGTGGCGTCGATTCCGGAAGCAGCTGCCAGCATTGAACGACTTCCGGGTCTCCCGGTGGGTCTACGACGAAGGAGCCGAACGCGTGGAACTCCACGGTTATTCCGACGCGTCGGACGATGCGTACGGCGCAAGCGTGTACGCACGCAACATCTACCCGGACGGCGAGGTCACGATGCGGCTGATCTGCAGCAAGTCCAAGCTCCTCCCGAAGAAGGTCAAGAACGTCCCGAAAGAAATCAGCACGCCAAAGGGCGAGCTCGAAG TGGTGCTGAGCTGGATTGCGAAGAAGCCCGACGACCTGGAACTGTTTATGGCCAACAGAGTGAGGAAAATCCAGCAGCTGACCAGTAAGTACCGGTGGGGATACATTCCGACGGATGACAATCCTGCCGACCTCATTTCGAGAGGGGTGATGCCCCAGAACCTGCTCCAACGGGTGATTTGGAAGGACGGGCCGGTGTCGATGAACAATCGCACTATTGAGGTAGTGCAGCCCCCTCTTCTCGACGGCGCGGACCTCCCGGGATTGCGATCCACGAAGTGTCTGGCGCTAGCGGGGCCGACTCAGCGATTGCGGATCTTCGACAAGCTTGGAGATTTCCGCCGACTGCTTCGCAGCATGAGCCTGGTGGTGCGGTTTGCGAACTACATCATCACAAGAAGAGAAGTCCTTGTGAAGGGAGAACCGTCGAGCGAAGAACGCGACGCGGCGTTGAAGCTGACCCTGCGGCTGATCCAACGGGAAACGTTTCAGGCCGAGCTGCTGGCGTTGAAGGAAAACTACACGCACCGCCTGCGAGGACTGAACCCGTTTATTGATCCTGACGACGGCCTTCTGAGAGTTGGCGGTCGAATCAAGCAAGCTTTCGTGCCGTACGACAGCCGGCACCAGATCCTGATGCCTGCCAAGCACCCGGTCACAGAATCGTTCATTCGCCACGAACACAAACAGAACCTCCACGTGGGCCAGAAGGGCCTGCTCGCGCTGATTCGTCAGCGTTTTTGGCCGATGAACGTGAAGACGACAATCCGGAAGGTGATTTATAACTTTCGGGTCTACTAG